One Pectobacterium polaris DNA window includes the following coding sequences:
- the glnK gene encoding P-II family nitrogen regulator, translating to MKLVTVVIKPFKLEDVREALSSVGIQGLTVTEVKGFGRQKGHAELYRGAEYSVNFLPKVKIDIAIADDQLDEVIDVISKSAYTGKIGDGKIFVAELQRVIRIRTGETDEAAL from the coding sequence ATGAAACTGGTTACTGTGGTGATAAAACCATTCAAGCTGGAAGATGTACGTGAAGCGTTATCTTCTGTTGGCATCCAGGGGCTCACCGTCACTGAGGTGAAAGGATTTGGTCGTCAGAAAGGGCACGCGGAGCTTTACCGCGGTGCAGAATACAGCGTTAACTTTTTACCTAAGGTAAAAATTGATATCGCGATTGCAGACGACCAACTGGATGAAGTGATCGACGTCATCAGCAAATCCGCGTACACCGGAAAAATTGGTGATGGCAAAATTTTTGTCGCCGAGTTGCAAAGAGTTATCCGTATTCGTACGGGTGAAACTGACGAAGCCGCACTTTAA
- the amtB gene encoding ammonium transporter AmtB: MKKLLSSLGLGVAALLPTWAMAATPTIDKADNAFIMICTALVLFMTIPGIALFYGGLIRSKNVLSMMTQVSVTFAMVCILWVVYGYSLAFSEGNAFFGGFSTFMLKGIGIESISGTFYQFVHVAYQASFACITVALIVGAIAERIRFSAVLIFVALWLTFSYLPMTHMVWGGGYLAADGALDFAGGTVVHINAAVAGLVGAYLLGKRAGFGKEAFKPHNLPMVFIGTAILYIGWFGFNAGSAGAANGIAALAFLNTVVATAAAILAWVGGEWMVRGKPSLLGACSGCIAGLVAITPAAGTVGVGGALIIGLAGGVAGLWGVTVLKRWLRVDDPCDVFGVHGVCGIVGCILTGVFTSASLGGTGYAEGVTMAHQVWVQLFSVIVCLVWSGVVAFVAFKIADMVVGLRVPEDQEREGLDVNSHGESAYNQ, encoded by the coding sequence ATGAAAAAACTACTCTCTTCATTAGGTCTCGGTGTGGCGGCATTACTCCCGACCTGGGCAATGGCTGCGACACCGACGATTGATAAAGCGGATAACGCTTTTATTATGATTTGTACCGCACTGGTACTCTTTATGACTATACCGGGCATTGCACTGTTTTACGGCGGCCTGATTCGCTCTAAGAACGTACTGTCCATGATGACGCAGGTGAGCGTAACGTTCGCGATGGTCTGTATCCTGTGGGTGGTTTACGGATATAGCCTGGCCTTCAGCGAAGGTAATGCCTTCTTCGGTGGTTTCAGCACCTTTATGCTGAAAGGCATTGGGATTGAATCCATCAGTGGCACCTTCTATCAGTTCGTACACGTGGCTTATCAGGCTTCCTTTGCCTGTATCACTGTTGCGCTGATTGTCGGGGCGATTGCTGAACGTATCCGTTTCTCTGCTGTACTGATCTTTGTTGCGCTGTGGCTGACGTTCTCTTACCTGCCGATGACGCACATGGTATGGGGCGGTGGCTATCTGGCTGCGGATGGCGCGCTGGACTTCGCTGGCGGTACGGTGGTTCACATCAACGCTGCGGTTGCTGGGTTGGTTGGTGCTTACCTGCTGGGCAAACGTGCTGGTTTTGGCAAAGAGGCCTTCAAACCGCATAACTTGCCGATGGTGTTTATCGGTACGGCGATCCTGTACATCGGCTGGTTTGGTTTCAATGCGGGTTCTGCAGGTGCTGCGAACGGTATCGCCGCTCTGGCTTTCCTGAACACTGTTGTTGCAACTGCTGCTGCAATTCTGGCATGGGTTGGCGGTGAGTGGATGGTACGTGGTAAGCCTTCTCTGCTGGGCGCATGTTCTGGCTGTATCGCTGGCCTGGTGGCAATCACGCCTGCTGCGGGTACGGTTGGCGTCGGCGGTGCACTGATCATCGGTCTGGCTGGTGGTGTTGCAGGCCTGTGGGGCGTAACGGTACTGAAAAGATGGCTGCGTGTGGATGACCCGTGTGATGTGTTCGGTGTTCACGGCGTGTGCGGTATCGTTGGCTGTATCCTGACTGGCGTATTCACCTCTGCATCACTGGGCGGTACTGGCTATGCGGAAGGCGTGACGATGGCACACCAAGTTTGGGTGCAGCTGTTCAGCGTGATTGTTTGTCTGGTGTGGTCTGGCGTGGTGGCATTTGTCGCCTTCAAGATCGCGGATATGGTTGTCGGCCTGCGTGTACCTGAAGATCAAGAGCGCGAAGGTCTGGACGTCAACAGCCATGGCGAGAGTGCTTACAACCAATAA
- the tesB gene encoding acyl-CoA thioesterase II: MSQSLQHLLDLLHLEKLEEGLFRGQSDDLGLRQVFGGQVVGQAMSAAKQTVPVERNIHSFHSYFLLPGDSQKPIIYDVENLRDGNSFSARRVRAIQNGRPIFYMTASFQSHEEGFEHQNVMPNVTPPEDLKSEQEIAQDMQHLLPPRFHDKFIQASPIEIRPVKFHNPLKGEVDEPVRHVWCRASSPLPDDKRIHQYLLGYTSDCNFLLTALQPHGVGFLEPGMQVATIDHSMWFHRDFRLDDWLLYTVESTSASGARGFVRGQFYTREGVLVASSVQEGVIRRRQP; encoded by the coding sequence ATGAGTCAATCACTACAACACCTTCTCGACCTCCTGCATTTAGAAAAGCTCGAAGAAGGGCTATTTCGCGGACAAAGCGATGATTTGGGGCTGCGTCAGGTCTTTGGCGGGCAAGTCGTCGGCCAGGCCATGTCGGCCGCTAAACAGACCGTTCCCGTCGAGCGCAACATTCACTCTTTCCACAGCTACTTTTTGTTACCCGGTGACAGTCAGAAACCGATTATTTATGACGTTGAAAACCTGCGCGATGGCAACAGTTTCAGCGCCCGTCGCGTTAGGGCCATCCAGAATGGTCGCCCCATTTTTTATATGACGGCGTCATTTCAAAGTCATGAAGAAGGGTTTGAGCACCAAAATGTAATGCCAAACGTCACACCGCCAGAAGATCTGAAATCTGAGCAGGAAATCGCACAAGACATGCAGCACCTTCTGCCGCCCCGCTTTCACGATAAATTTATTCAGGCCAGCCCGATTGAGATACGCCCGGTTAAATTCCATAACCCACTAAAAGGCGAAGTAGACGAACCGGTGCGACACGTCTGGTGCCGAGCCAGCAGCCCACTGCCGGACGATAAGCGTATTCATCAATATCTGCTCGGTTATACGTCTGACTGTAATTTCCTACTCACGGCCTTGCAGCCTCATGGCGTTGGCTTTTTGGAACCGGGTATGCAGGTCGCCACGATCGATCACTCAATGTGGTTCCATCGTGATTTCCGGCTGGATGACTGGCTGTTATATACCGTGGAAAGCACGTCTGCATCCGGTGCTCGTGGTTTCGTTCGTGGGCAATTCTATACACGGGAGGGCGTGCTGGTTGCATCCAGCGTGCAGGAAGGCGTAATACGTCGCCGCCAGCCGTAG
- a CDS encoding YbaY family lipoprotein encodes MKLWHILGGITLSMTLVACAQRNDYGVSRQTGAPVTSVSSQRPAVAMPAVTGTVNIRQRIALPHNAVLTVTVSDASLADAPSKVITQRVTRTEGKQAPFQFELPYNPADIQPNARILLSAAIAIDNRIVMVTENVLPVISNGVNNADLVLVPVASVPLPAKNQESMMSNPTNQTPHMLQGQSGPSSTAPQTIW; translated from the coding sequence ATGAAATTATGGCATATCTTAGGCGGTATCACGTTATCGATGACTCTGGTTGCATGCGCACAGAGGAATGATTATGGCGTTTCTCGTCAAACTGGCGCACCTGTCACCAGTGTTTCTTCACAGCGCCCAGCTGTCGCGATGCCTGCGGTAACGGGTACGGTGAATATTCGTCAGCGCATTGCGCTACCTCACAACGCCGTTTTGACCGTTACGGTGTCTGATGCATCGCTGGCGGATGCGCCTTCAAAAGTGATTACCCAGCGTGTGACGCGTACAGAAGGAAAGCAGGCACCTTTCCAATTCGAGCTACCGTATAACCCGGCTGATATCCAGCCCAATGCGCGTATCTTACTCAGTGCTGCGATTGCAATCGATAATCGTATCGTCATGGTGACGGAGAACGTATTGCCGGTTATTAGCAACGGGGTAAATAACGCCGATTTGGTGCTGGTACCTGTCGCTTCTGTTCCCTTACCGGCGAAAAATCAGGAATCAATGATGTCTAACCCGACGAATCAGACCCCTCATATGCTTCAGGGGCAGTCTGGCCCGTCATCTACTGCACCACAGACCATTTGGTAA
- a CDS encoding MGMT family protein, which yields MSEENDNFRQRVFQIVAAIPYGKIATYGDIAQLADSPRASRQVGGVLKRLPKDSKLPWHRVINRKGEISLVGGDYMRQKSALQAEGIIFNRQGKVDLAKYRWQYAP from the coding sequence ATGTCAGAAGAAAACGATAATTTCCGCCAGCGCGTTTTTCAAATCGTTGCGGCAATCCCTTACGGAAAAATAGCGACCTATGGCGACATCGCACAGCTTGCCGACTCACCCAGAGCATCCCGACAAGTCGGCGGAGTATTAAAACGTCTGCCGAAAGACAGCAAACTTCCCTGGCATCGGGTAATCAATCGTAAAGGCGAAATATCGCTGGTTGGTGGGGACTATATGCGTCAAAAGTCAGCGCTACAGGCGGAGGGCATTATTTTCAATCGTCAGGGAAAAGTTGATCTTGCGAAATACCGCTGGCAATACGCGCCATAA
- a CDS encoding HHA domain-containing protein, which produces MKKIDYLMRLRKCTTIDTLERVIEKNKYELSNDELEMFFSAADHRLAELTMNKLYDKVPTAVWRYVR; this is translated from the coding sequence ATGAAAAAAATCGACTATTTGATGCGTTTGCGTAAATGCACAACCATTGACACTCTCGAACGCGTTATTGAAAAAAACAAGTATGAACTCTCCAATGATGAACTGGAGATGTTCTTTTCCGCAGCGGATCATCGTCTGGCAGAGCTGACGATGAACAAACTCTACGACAAAGTCCCTACTGCAGTATGGCGATACGTTCGTTAA